Genomic window (Longimicrobiales bacterium):
TTGGTGAACGTCGAGAAACCGGCGTTGCAGAATGCGCTGATCGCGTGGAACAGCGAGGGCCACAAAGCACCCTCGATCCCGAAACGCGGGATCCAGGCGAGGTACAGGAGCGCGGCGCCGAGCAGCTCGAGCGCGAACGTGAAGATCACGATGTCGCGCGCGAGATGGCGGAAATCGACGTGGGGTGCGATGTCGTACGTGGTCGCGGCGAGCGTTTCCTGGCGCAGCGAGAGGCGGCGACCGAGTGCGACGATGATCAGCGTCGTCAGCGTGATGATGCCGAGGCCGCCGAGCTGGATGAGGAGCAGCAGCCACGCCTGGCCGGCGGGCGTGAAGTAGGTGGCGGTGTCGACGATGATCAGGCCGGTAACGCACGCGGCGCTGGTCGCCGTGAACAGCGCGTCCAGCCAGCCGAGCCGCTCGCCGGTGTAGAGGCCCGGCAGGTACATGAGGCCGAGCGTACCGATCAGCACGAGCACGGCGAAGGAGATGACCAGCAGCTGCGGACCGGAGAGGCTGCGCCAGAAGGAAGGACGCCGGTGAACGACGTCCTGGGCGCGGGGCGCCCGGCGACGCGCGGTCAGACCGGGCATCTGGAGCGGGACCGCCAGGCAGCGCGGGTCACCGGGTTGTCCGTTCGTTGCCTCTCGTACGCTGACGACACACGCGGAATGTATGGGAGGGCGGGCCCGGCCGTCCATTGCCGCGGCCCGGAGGGGCGGCTGACGTCTTCGGGGTGCCCTGCGTGAGCATTGCCGTACGTCGCGCGCGTGGATTCCCGAGGGGGCGGCTCACTCCCATGGGGGCTGCGCTCCGTCAACCTTGCCCCACACCTGGATTCCGGACGACCGGTGCTCGACTCACGTGCTAGTCGGGGCAAGCGTGACCCCACCTCCTGCCGGCGCCCGGCGCGCGGTCGATCTCACGGCACAATAGACGGTGAAATGCGCCCCAAACGGAAACCGGGGGGAGCGGGGTCACCTTCACGGCGAGGCGGGGACGCGCACGTCGCTGGAAGGGCGGCGTCCCCCTGTCAGTGGGCGTCCCGCGTCACACGGGGACCCGTCCGGACCGTCCCGCCATCCCTGCCGTCCGTCCCGCCTCGCTGGCTGCCCGTCTGCCCGACCGTTACCTAGCTATCTATGCATAGCTCCAAGGGGAAGCGACATGGCACGACCCGGCAATGACCTGAAGGGCACGCTCGCACTGCTCGTGCTCCGCACGCTCGCGAGCAGCGGACCGATGCACGGTTACGCGATCACGACGCACATCCAGACGGTGTCGCAGGATTCGCTGCGCGTGGAGGAGGGCTCGCTGTATCCGGCGCTGCACCGGATGGAGCAGGACGGCTGGCTGCGCTCCTCGTGGGGGCGGACGGAGAACAACCGGGAGGCGCGCTTCTACGCGATCACGGCGAAGGGGCGGCGGCAGCTGGAAGCGGAGCAGGAAAGCTGGTCACGACTGAGCGACGGCGTGAACCGCGTGCTGCGGTTCGCCTGAGCAGGCACGATCCGGAGAACGGCGATGAGCCTGTATGATCGTCTGCGCAACCTGGGCCGCACGGACCGGCTGAACCGCGAGATCGAGAGGGAGCTGGCGTTCCACGTCGAGGAGAAAGCGGCGGCGCTGCGCGCGGCGGGCATGTCCGAGGCAGACGCGCTGCACGAGGCGCGACGTCGCGTGGGCAACGTCGACGTCCAGCGCGAGCGCACGCGCGATGCGGACGTGATCGGCTGGCTCGACTGGCTGCTGCGCGACGTGCGTCATGCAGCGCGCGGCCTGCGACGCACGCCGGTCTTCACCTTCGTCGCGGTCGCGTCGCTGGCGCTGGGGATCGGCGCGAATACGGCGATCTTCACGTTGATCGACGCGGTGGTGCTGCGCCCGCTTCCGGTGCGTGCCCCGGAGGAGCTGGTCATCCTCGGCATGTCGGAGAACGAGTCCGTCGGGTACTTCACCAATCCGCTGTGGGAGCAGGTCCGCGACAACCAGGGCGGGCTGAGCTCTGTGGCGGCCTTCTCGCACACGCGCTTCAACACGGCGGCCGGCGGCGAGGCCCGCTGGGTGGACGGCGCATGGGTGAGCGGCGACTACTTCCGCGTGTTCGGTGTGCACCCAGCCATCGGCCGTCTGTTCACGACAGCGGACGACGCACGCGGCTGCACGCCGCTCGCCGTGCTGAGCCACGGCTACTGGCAAGGCGCGTTCGGTGGTGATGCGGCCGTGCTCGGGCAGCGGCTGACGCTGGAGGGCACGAGCTTCGAGATCATCGGCGTCGCACCCGACGGGTTCCGCGGCGCGGACGTGGGTGACAACCCGCAGGTGTTCCTGCCGCTCTGCGCCGAGGCGGCCGTGGCCGGCGAGCGCAGCATGCTGGACGCGCGCAGCACGTGGTGGCTGAACGTGATGGGCCGGCGCGCGCCGGGCCTCACGATGGAGCAGCTCGGGGCGCGCCTCGCCGCGATCGCGCCCGCCGCGTACGCTGCGACCTTGCCGGAGCACTACCCGCCGGAGCACCGCGAGGAGTACCTGTCCCGCAGCTTCCATGCGCATGCCGCACCGACCGGCATCTCGCAGGTGCGCGACCGCTATGCCGGGGCGCTGCTGATCCTGATGACCGGTGTCGGGCTGATCCTGCTGATCGCGTGCGCGAACGTTGCGAACCTGCTCATCGCGCGCGGCTTCATGCGGCAGAAGGA
Coding sequences:
- a CDS encoding PadR family transcriptional regulator codes for the protein MARPGNDLKGTLALLVLRTLASSGPMHGYAITTHIQTVSQDSLRVEEGSLYPALHRMEQDGWLRSSWGRTENNREARFYAITAKGRRQLEAEQESWSRLSDGVNRVLRFA
- a CDS encoding ABC transporter permease, with amino-acid sequence MSLYDRLRNLGRTDRLNREIERELAFHVEEKAAALRAAGMSEADALHEARRRVGNVDVQRERTRDADVIGWLDWLLRDVRHAARGLRRTPVFTFVAVASLALGIGANTAIFTLIDAVVLRPLPVRAPEELVILGMSENESVGYFTNPLWEQVRDNQGGLSSVAAFSHTRFNTAAGGEARWVDGAWVSGDYFRVFGVHPAIGRLFTTADDARGCTPLAVLSHGYWQGAFGGDAAVLGQRLTLEGTSFEIIGVAPDGFRGADVGDNPQVFLPLCAEAAVAGERSMLDARSTWWLNVMGRRAPGLTMEQLGARLAAIAPAAYAATLPEHYPPEHREEYLSRSFHAHAAPTGISQVRDRYAGALLILMTGVGLILLIACANVANLLIARGFMRQKELAVRLSLGASRGRLVRQLLVESLVLSLAGGLAGVALAVWLTRALIALVPTGEQPLLVEATPDLRILAFASALTVATGIVFGLLPALR